One Terriglobales bacterium DNA segment encodes these proteins:
- the amrS gene encoding AmmeMemoRadiSam system radical SAM enzyme, giving the protein MKAVHHTHEARWWETMPDGRLHCYLCPRHCHIGDGQTGFCFIRKNQAGRLLQLGYGRPAAVQIDPVEKKPLSHFFPGTQIFSMGTAGCNMGCFFCQNWDISKAKSDQVNAADLSPAQVVALAEQYGCPHLAFTYNEPTIWGEYVIDISRVAHERGLNTVMVTNGYITREAFFDVYEHIDAANVDLKAFTENFYSKITLTHLQPVLETLKWLRHETNVWFEVTNLIIPTLNDEESEFKQLCDWMLNNIGDDVPLHFTAFHPDFKLQDKPPTPPETLHRARRIAMQMGLKYVYEGNIFSDGANTICPGCKKVIVRRSWHSVLTNQLKEGKCAHCGTAIAGVFTQAQVEQRREVNHLHPVG; this is encoded by the coding sequence ATGAAAGCAGTCCACCACACACACGAGGCCCGCTGGTGGGAGACGATGCCCGACGGCCGTCTGCACTGCTATCTCTGCCCACGGCATTGTCACATCGGCGACGGCCAGACCGGTTTCTGCTTCATCCGCAAGAACCAGGCCGGACGCCTGTTGCAACTCGGCTACGGCCGCCCCGCCGCCGTGCAGATCGACCCGGTCGAGAAGAAGCCGCTCAGCCACTTCTTCCCCGGCACCCAGATCTTTTCCATGGGCACCGCCGGCTGCAACATGGGCTGCTTCTTCTGCCAGAACTGGGACATCTCCAAGGCCAAGTCCGACCAGGTCAACGCCGCCGACCTCTCGCCCGCACAGGTGGTCGCGCTGGCCGAGCAGTACGGATGCCCGCATCTGGCCTTCACCTACAACGAGCCCACCATCTGGGGCGAGTACGTCATCGACATCTCCAGGGTCGCCCACGAGCGCGGCCTGAACACGGTGATGGTCACCAACGGCTACATCACCCGCGAGGCCTTTTTCGACGTCTACGAGCACATCGACGCCGCCAACGTGGACCTGAAGGCCTTCACCGAGAATTTCTATTCCAAGATCACCCTCACCCACCTGCAGCCGGTGCTGGAGACGCTGAAGTGGCTGCGTCACGAGACCAACGTCTGGTTCGAAGTCACCAACCTCATCATCCCCACCTTGAACGACGAGGAGTCGGAGTTCAAGCAACTCTGCGACTGGATGCTGAACAACATCGGCGACGACGTGCCTCTGCACTTCACCGCCTTTCATCCCGACTTCAAGCTCCAGGACAAGCCGCCGACTCCGCCCGAGACCCTGCATCGCGCCCGCCGCATCGCCATGCAGATGGGCCTGAAGTACGTTTACGAGGGCAACATCTTCAGCGACGGCGCCAACACCATCTGCCCCGGCTGCAAGAAAGTCATCGTGCGCCGCTCCTGGCACAGCGTGCTCACCAACCAGCTCAAGGAAGGGAAGTGCGCCCACTGCGGCACGGCTATCGCCGGCGTCTTCACCCAGGCGCAGGTCGAGCAGCGCCGCGAAGTCAACCACCTCCACCCGGTCGGCTGA